A genomic region of Sulfobacillus acidophilus DSM 10332 contains the following coding sequences:
- a CDS encoding glyceraldehyde-3-phosphate dehydrogenase, type I (PFAM: Glyceraldehyde 3-phosphate dehydrogenase, C-terminal domain; Glyceraldehyde 3-phosphate dehydrogenase, NAD binding domain~TIGRFAM: glyceraldehyde-3-phosphate dehydrogenase, type I~COGs: COG0057 Glyceraldehyde-3-phosphate dehydrogenase/erythrose-4-phosphate dehydrogenase~InterPro IPR006424:IPR020828:IPR020829~KEGG: gym:GYMC10_0198 glyceraldehyde-3-phosphate dehydrogenase, type I~PFAM: Glyceraldehyde 3-phosphate dehydrogenase, NAD(P) binding domain; Glyceraldehyde 3-phosphate dehydrogenase, catalytic domain~PRIAM: Glyceraldehyde-3-phosphate dehydrogenase (phosphorylating)~SPTR: Glyceraldehyde-3-phosphate dehydrogenase;~TIGRFAM: Glyceraldehyde-3-phosphate dehydrogenase, type I), whose amino-acid sequence MVRVGINGFGSIGRRFFRIAQQQNDFQVVAINDLGDVNTLAHLLKYDSNYGRFPGTVTVDGQDIVVNGRPVRVLAERDPGKIPWKEWGVDIVVESTGLFTSADKARAHIDQGGARRVIISAPAKGEDITIVLGVNDDRYDPHRHVILSNASCTTNCLAPVAKVLDETFGIEQGLMTTVHSYTNDQRLLDLPHSDLRRARAAAQNIIPTSTGAAKALHLVLPQLKGKMNGISLRVPTSVVSIVDLTVTTSRPVSVEAINQAFQAAAEGPLKGILEYTDEPLVSGDFKGDPHSSIVDGKETMVLGDHMAKVLAWYDNEWGYANRLVELTQLVAKKDG is encoded by the coding sequence ATGGTTAGGGTCGGCATCAACGGATTTGGCAGCATCGGTCGGCGGTTTTTCCGGATAGCCCAACAGCAAAACGATTTTCAGGTGGTCGCGATTAATGATTTGGGGGATGTCAATACATTAGCCCACCTGTTGAAATATGACAGCAACTACGGACGATTCCCCGGAACGGTGACGGTAGACGGACAAGATATTGTCGTGAATGGCCGTCCGGTTCGCGTTCTGGCGGAACGGGATCCAGGAAAAATTCCCTGGAAAGAATGGGGCGTCGACATTGTGGTCGAGTCGACCGGCCTTTTTACCTCCGCCGATAAAGCGCGGGCGCATATTGATCAAGGAGGGGCTCGCCGCGTCATTATTTCCGCACCGGCGAAAGGCGAGGATATCACGATTGTCCTCGGGGTCAATGATGACCGCTATGATCCCCATCGCCACGTGATTCTTTCGAACGCATCGTGTACCACCAACTGTTTGGCTCCGGTGGCCAAAGTGTTGGACGAAACGTTCGGCATCGAGCAAGGGCTCATGACCACCGTACACTCCTATACCAATGATCAGCGTCTCTTGGACTTGCCGCATAGCGATTTGCGGCGGGCGCGAGCGGCGGCACAAAATATCATTCCCACCAGCACGGGCGCGGCCAAGGCTTTGCACTTGGTGTTGCCGCAGTTGAAAGGGAAAATGAACGGCATTTCGTTGCGGGTACCGACCTCGGTGGTTTCCATTGTCGATTTAACCGTGACCACAAGCCGACCGGTGTCGGTCGAGGCGATTAATCAAGCGTTTCAAGCCGCGGCGGAAGGGCCCTTAAAGGGAATTTTGGAATATACCGATGAGCCGCTGGTATCGGGGGATTTCAAAGGAGACCCTCATTCCAGTATTGTCGACGGGAAAGAGACCATGGTTCTCGGCGATCATATGGCCAAAGTGTTAGCATGGTACGATAATGAATGGGGGTATGCCAACCGGTTGGTCGAACTGACCCAATTGGTGGCGAAAAAAGATGGATAA
- a CDS encoding 2,3-bisphosphoglycerate-independent phosphoglycerate mutase (PFAM: Metalloenzyme superfamily; BPG-independent PGAM N-terminus (iPGM_N)~TIGRFAM: 2,3-bisphosphoglycerate-independent phosphoglycerate mutase~COGs: COG0696 Phosphoglyceromutase~HAMAP: Phosphoglycerate mutase, 2,3-bisphosphoglycerate-independent~InterPro IPR005995:IPR011258:IPR006124~KEGG: slp:Slip_1849 phosphoglycerate mutase, 2,3-bisphosphoglycerate-independent~PFAM: BPG-independent PGAM, N-terminal; Metalloenzyme~PRIAM: Phosphoglycerate mutase~SPTR: 2,3-bisphosphoglycerate-independent phosphoglycerate mutase;~TIGRFAM: Phosphoglycerate mutase, 2,3-bisphosphoglycerate-independent) — translation MKPTVLMVLDGWGVGPHSDSNAIETAPDREYQALRRRYLATEVAAHGPAVGLMPGQMGDSNVGHLTIGAGRIIWQNLPRIYEAIRSGELARNPVLQELIEAARGRKLHLLGLLSPGGVHSHQDHLAALVEIFQAAGLTEVYYHVWFDGRDVPPGSAMSSLEFLANLINRTGLGQVATVAGRYYAMDRDRRWDRIEKAYRAMVEGEGPVARSAPEALDQAYQAGQGDEFVEPTVIVGSDGRPIATIGPDDVVMVYNFRADRVRQITRALKDPDFSAFPRPFPEVYRLYGMTQYDEAFPLPYLFGPQEVRHNMAEWLSEQGKTQLHVAETEKYAHVTFFFNGGQERVYPGEDRILVPSPKVATYDLAPEMSAAGIAEAVLQDIRTGGHDFILLNFANSDMVGHTGNLEATRQAVRAVDAQIGRIAEAVRERQGLLFIVADHGNAEVMVDADGHPHTNHTTNPVPFTVVGPDAWIQGRTLISGGGLQDVAPTVLTAMGLPVPPEMTGHSLLAEGSS, via the coding sequence ATGAAGCCCACCGTGTTGATGGTCCTGGACGGATGGGGGGTCGGGCCGCATAGCGACTCGAACGCCATTGAAACGGCGCCGGATCGGGAATACCAGGCGTTACGACGCCGATATTTGGCGACGGAAGTCGCGGCCCACGGCCCGGCTGTAGGGCTCATGCCCGGGCAGATGGGGGATTCCAATGTCGGGCATTTAACCATTGGGGCCGGTCGCATCATCTGGCAAAATCTGCCGCGCATTTATGAAGCGATCCGGTCGGGGGAATTGGCTCGGAATCCGGTATTACAGGAGCTGATAGAAGCGGCACGCGGGCGCAAATTGCACCTGTTGGGGTTGCTTTCGCCGGGTGGTGTGCATAGCCATCAAGATCACTTGGCGGCCTTGGTGGAAATTTTTCAAGCGGCGGGATTGACCGAGGTTTATTATCATGTCTGGTTTGACGGTCGGGACGTGCCGCCCGGATCAGCCATGAGCTCGCTGGAATTTCTGGCCAATTTGATCAACCGTACCGGTTTGGGTCAAGTGGCGACCGTGGCCGGGCGCTATTATGCGATGGATCGCGACCGGCGCTGGGACCGTATCGAAAAGGCGTACCGAGCCATGGTGGAAGGCGAGGGGCCGGTAGCCCGGAGCGCTCCCGAGGCGCTCGATCAGGCCTATCAAGCCGGTCAGGGTGACGAGTTTGTCGAGCCGACCGTGATTGTGGGATCGGACGGCCGACCGATTGCGACAATCGGGCCCGACGATGTGGTCATGGTCTATAATTTTCGGGCGGATCGGGTCCGACAAATCACCCGAGCGCTGAAAGATCCCGATTTCTCGGCGTTTCCCCGACCCTTTCCGGAAGTCTACCGGCTTTACGGGATGACCCAATATGATGAAGCGTTTCCCTTGCCTTATTTGTTCGGGCCGCAAGAAGTACGCCACAACATGGCCGAGTGGCTCTCGGAGCAAGGGAAAACGCAATTACATGTAGCGGAAACGGAAAAGTATGCCCATGTCACGTTTTTCTTCAACGGAGGGCAAGAACGAGTTTACCCGGGTGAGGACCGGATCCTGGTGCCCTCCCCGAAAGTGGCTACATACGATTTGGCACCCGAAATGAGCGCAGCGGGGATTGCCGAAGCGGTATTGCAGGATATCCGGACCGGCGGACATGATTTTATTTTGTTGAACTTTGCGAACAGCGATATGGTCGGGCATACCGGCAATCTGGAAGCGACCCGGCAGGCGGTGCGTGCCGTGGATGCCCAAATTGGCCGGATTGCCGAAGCCGTGCGGGAGCGACAAGGTCTCTTGTTTATTGTGGCCGATCATGGCAATGCGGAAGTGATGGTGGACGCCGATGGCCACCCGCACACCAACCATACGACGAATCCGGTGCCCTTTACGGTGGTGGGTCCGGACGCGTGGATTCAGGGGAGGACCCTGATCAGCGGTGGCGGACTGCAAGATGTCGCGCCTACCGTGCTCACGGCGATGGGGCTTCCGGTTCCCCCGGAGATGACGGGGCATTCGCTGCTCGCTGAAGGGAGTTCGTAA
- a CDS encoding phosphate ABC transporter membrane protein 2, PhoT family (PFAM: Binding-protein-dependent transport system inner membrane component~TIGRFAM: phosphate ABC transporter, permease protein PstA~COGs: COG0581 ABC-type phosphate transport system permease component~InterPro IPR000515~KEGG: lki:LKI_08320 phosphate ABC transporter, permease protein~PFAM: Binding-protein-dependent transport systems inner membrane component~SPTR: Phosphate ABC transporter, inner membrane subunit PstA), with amino-acid sequence MGHRLFYVLGGIAALWLTAIVGSLLVTGLSHVNWTFLTAFPQESGAGGIMPELVNSLVMVGLAMLVSGPLALGAAIYRREYIQSPRWGRWWDRYRQVFLSVPSVVVGLFIYQVAIDWWRWPVSVMTGTLALIWINWPWAVTVADEAIRQVADSYRDASLALGANRVQMLRTVVLPVAMPNLIQAAGMAAARLLGESAALIMTAGVNVSPHFSLWGPGETLAVHLWYIRSEGLMPNRDALAAATGIVLLGLIGVLLWSSRRIARWFE; translated from the coding sequence ATGGGGCACCGGCTATTTTATGTGTTGGGGGGGATAGCGGCCCTTTGGCTCACGGCCATTGTCGGTAGCTTGCTGGTGACCGGGCTTTCCCATGTCAATTGGACTTTTCTCACTGCATTTCCCCAAGAGTCGGGCGCCGGCGGCATTATGCCCGAGCTGGTCAATTCCTTAGTGATGGTAGGGTTGGCGATGTTGGTGAGCGGACCCTTGGCTTTGGGGGCCGCAATCTACCGGCGGGAATACATTCAATCCCCCCGCTGGGGCCGCTGGTGGGATCGCTATCGCCAAGTGTTTTTGAGTGTTCCGTCGGTGGTTGTCGGGCTCTTTATATATCAAGTGGCGATTGACTGGTGGCGGTGGCCGGTTTCCGTAATGACGGGGACGTTGGCATTAATTTGGATTAATTGGCCTTGGGCGGTGACGGTAGCGGATGAGGCGATCCGTCAGGTCGCGGATTCGTACCGGGACGCGTCATTGGCGTTAGGGGCGAATCGGGTTCAGATGCTGCGGACTGTGGTGCTGCCGGTGGCCATGCCGAACTTGATTCAGGCGGCGGGCATGGCGGCCGCTCGACTATTGGGCGAGTCGGCGGCGTTAATCATGACGGCCGGGGTGAATGTCTCGCCCCATTTCAGTCTTTGGGGTCCGGGGGAGACGTTGGCGGTCCATCTCTGGTATATTCGTAGCGAAGGGTTAATGCCTAACCGGGATGCCCTGGCGGCCGCCACCGGAATTGTATTGCTGGGGTTGATTGGCGTGTTGTTGTGGAGCAGTCGGCGTATCGCCCGGTGGTTTGAATGA
- a CDS encoding Enolase (PFAM: Enolase, N-terminal domain; Enolase, C-terminal TIM barrel domain~TIGRFAM: phosphopyruvate hydratase~COGs: COG0148 Enolase~HAMAP: Enolase~InterPro IPR000941:IPR020811:IPR020810~KEGG: hor:Hore_15790 enolase~PFAM: Enolase, C-terminal; Enolase, N-terminal~PRIAM: Phosphopyruvate hydratase~SPTR: Enolase;~TIGRFAM: Enolase) — protein sequence MMNDTIRSVQAFEILDSRGNPTLTVRMTLEDGTEAFASVPSGASTGIHEAVELRDGGARFQGKGVQTAVRHVNEIIAPQVVGMSAGDQADVDHVLQSLDGTMQKSRLGSNALLGVSMAALRAAAVSRRVPLYRYIGGAQATTLPVPLLNVLNGGAHADNNVDIQEFMIVPAGAGTFSEAMRMASETYHALKALLKSQGLRTAVGDEGGFAPDLRSDTEALDLLLKAIQTAGLEAGKDIVLALDVAASELYREGTYHVGGESKTAKDMVEWYRTLVEAYPIVSIEDGLAEDDWAGWSDLRQQLGDRIQLVGDDLFVTNPTRIVRGIEENVANAVLIKLNQIGTVSETLEAIHRTHRAGWQAIVSHRSGETEDTTIADLTVGVNGTQIKTGAPARSERVAKYNRLLLIEADDPSLEYAGWEAFHR from the coding sequence ATGATGAATGACACAATTCGTTCGGTGCAAGCATTTGAAATACTCGACTCGCGGGGGAATCCGACTTTAACCGTTCGCATGACGCTGGAAGACGGAACGGAAGCGTTTGCCTCCGTTCCGTCGGGAGCGTCGACGGGGATTCATGAGGCGGTGGAGCTCAGGGACGGGGGAGCCCGGTTTCAAGGTAAAGGGGTGCAAACCGCTGTTCGGCACGTGAATGAGATCATTGCCCCGCAGGTTGTGGGCATGAGTGCAGGGGACCAAGCGGATGTGGACCATGTGTTGCAAAGTTTGGACGGCACGATGCAAAAATCGCGGCTGGGGTCCAATGCGCTCTTGGGGGTGTCGATGGCTGCACTGAGAGCGGCAGCGGTGTCCCGTCGGGTTCCGCTTTACCGATATATCGGCGGGGCGCAGGCGACCACGCTGCCCGTTCCGTTGCTGAACGTGCTGAATGGGGGAGCGCACGCCGACAATAACGTCGATATCCAGGAGTTTATGATTGTGCCGGCTGGGGCGGGGACGTTTTCCGAGGCCATGCGGATGGCTTCCGAAACCTATCATGCCTTGAAGGCGTTGTTGAAGTCCCAGGGGCTCCGGACGGCGGTGGGAGACGAAGGCGGTTTTGCCCCCGACCTGAGAAGTGACACGGAAGCGCTCGATCTTTTGCTTAAGGCGATTCAAACAGCCGGCTTGGAGGCGGGTAAAGATATCGTCTTGGCGTTAGATGTGGCGGCCTCCGAGCTCTATCGGGAGGGGACGTATCATGTCGGAGGGGAAAGCAAAACCGCGAAAGACATGGTGGAGTGGTATCGGACGTTAGTCGAGGCGTATCCCATCGTATCGATTGAAGACGGGTTGGCGGAAGATGATTGGGCGGGTTGGTCCGATTTGCGCCAACAGTTAGGCGATCGGATTCAACTGGTCGGCGATGACTTGTTTGTGACCAACCCCACGCGGATTGTTCGAGGAATTGAAGAGAATGTCGCCAATGCGGTGTTGATTAAATTGAACCAAATCGGTACCGTTAGCGAAACCTTAGAGGCGATTCATCGGACTCATCGGGCCGGTTGGCAAGCTATCGTCTCCCACCGGTCCGGCGAGACGGAAGATACCACGATTGCGGACTTGACGGTGGGCGTGAACGGGACCCAAATAAAAACCGGCGCGCCGGCCCGGAGCGAGCGGGTCGCCAAGTACAATCGTCTCTTGCTGATTGAAGCGGACGATCCGAGTTTGGAATATGCTGGATGGGAGGCATTTCATCGGTGA
- a CDS encoding phosphate ABC transporter ATP-binding protein, PhoT family (PFAM: ABC transporter~TIGRFAM: phosphate ABC transporter, ATP-binding protein~COGs: COG1117 ABC-type phosphate transport system ATPase component~InterPro IPR003593:IPR005670:IPR003439~KEGG: sth:STH746 phosphate ABC transporter ATP-binding protein~PFAM: ABC transporter-like~PRIAM: Phosphate-transporting ATPase~SMART: ATPase, AAA+ type, core~SPTR: Phosphate import ATP-binding protein PstB 1;~TIGRFAM: Phosphate transport system permease protein 1), whose amino-acid sequence MSQGGPVPPSIEVDKLSVWYGSQRALAKVSLRIPAGHVLALIGPSGCGKTTFLRTLNRMVDRTPGVRIAGRVTIGSMDVLAPGLDLPALRRKVGMVFQSPNPFPFTIFDNVAYGPRIAGMTEPHALRLIVEKSLKQASLWDEVRGKLRRSALTLSGGQQQRLCIARALAVEPDVLLMDEPTAALDPVSTAKIEELIRVLRSRYTIVVVTHNLQQAARISDYTAFFAGGELIEVGPTRKMFTAPDDPRTEAYLTGRYEGYDGR is encoded by the coding sequence ATGAGTCAGGGAGGGCCGGTGCCACCAAGCATTGAAGTGGATAAACTGTCTGTGTGGTATGGGTCGCAGCGGGCGTTGGCAAAAGTCTCTCTAAGGATTCCGGCAGGCCATGTGCTGGCGTTGATTGGGCCGTCCGGTTGTGGAAAAACCACCTTTTTACGTACGTTAAACCGCATGGTGGATCGTACGCCCGGGGTACGCATCGCGGGTCGGGTCACCATCGGGTCAATGGACGTGTTGGCGCCCGGCTTGGATTTGCCCGCCCTACGGCGTAAAGTGGGCATGGTCTTTCAGTCCCCTAATCCGTTCCCGTTTACGATTTTTGACAACGTGGCGTATGGGCCGCGAATCGCGGGGATGACCGAGCCGCACGCTTTACGGCTGATTGTCGAAAAAAGTCTGAAGCAAGCGTCTTTATGGGACGAAGTGCGGGGCAAATTGCGGCGCTCGGCCCTCACGCTCTCCGGGGGGCAGCAGCAACGGCTTTGTATTGCACGGGCGCTGGCGGTAGAGCCCGACGTGTTGTTGATGGATGAACCGACGGCGGCCTTGGACCCGGTTTCGACGGCCAAAATCGAGGAGTTAATCCGTGTACTCCGATCGCGTTACACGATCGTGGTGGTGACTCACAACCTCCAACAGGCGGCACGAATTTCAGACTATACCGCATTTTTTGCCGGGGGCGAATTGATTGAGGTGGGCCCTACCCGTAAAATGTTTACCGCGCCCGATGATCCCCGTACCGAAGCATATTTGACCGGGCGCTATGAAGGATATGATGGCCGATGA
- a CDS encoding phosphoglycerate kinase (PFAM: Phosphoglycerate kinase~COGs: COG0126 3-phosphoglycerate kinase~HAMAP: Phosphoglycerate kinase~InterPro IPR001576~KEGG: sgy:Sgly_3214 phosphoglycerate kinase~PFAM: Phosphoglycerate kinase~PRIAM: Phosphoglycerate kinase~SPTR: Phosphoglycerate kinase), which translates to MDKAYRTLDQLPPVDNRPVLLRVDFNVPVDEAGRITDDTRIQAALPTIRELRDKGAKVIVMSHRGRPKGPDPALSLRVAADRLGELLGTPVAFVAAVVGPQVGEAVRQLEPGHVLVLENLRFEPGEKSGDRAFAEQLASYGEIYVNDAFGAVHRPDASVSQLPALLPGYAGRLLAREVEVLEELLGHPTRPYWAIVGGSKVSDKVRLLGRLIDQVDGLVIGGGMANTFLVAQGYQLGASKVEQEAVELAHQLLKQAEARQVPVILPRDLVVATGFRPDAPHRIASPDAVLAEEMALDVGPQTVADVLQTLKSARTVFWNGPMGVFEWEAFSQGTLAVAQGLAELDATVVVGGGDSVAAVTKAGVKDRLTHISTGGGATLELLEGKQLPGLEALKTSRHERG; encoded by the coding sequence ATGGATAAAGCCTATCGGACGTTAGACCAATTACCGCCCGTGGATAATCGCCCGGTTTTACTGCGGGTCGACTTCAATGTGCCCGTCGACGAGGCGGGCCGAATTACCGACGATACCCGGATTCAAGCGGCCTTGCCGACGATTCGCGAGCTAAGGGATAAAGGCGCAAAAGTGATTGTGATGAGCCACCGCGGGCGTCCTAAAGGGCCCGATCCCGCGCTTTCTTTGCGGGTGGCGGCGGATCGTTTAGGCGAATTGCTCGGGACGCCGGTGGCTTTTGTGGCGGCCGTAGTCGGTCCCCAGGTGGGGGAGGCGGTTCGTCAACTGGAACCCGGGCACGTTTTGGTGTTGGAGAATTTACGGTTTGAACCCGGGGAAAAGTCGGGTGATCGCGCATTTGCCGAACAATTGGCCTCGTACGGCGAAATTTACGTGAATGACGCCTTTGGTGCCGTACATCGACCCGACGCCTCGGTCAGTCAGTTGCCGGCCCTGCTGCCCGGTTACGCCGGACGACTGCTGGCCCGTGAGGTAGAAGTACTCGAAGAACTGTTGGGCCACCCGACCCGGCCGTATTGGGCGATTGTGGGCGGATCCAAGGTGAGCGACAAGGTTCGACTCTTGGGTCGTTTGATCGACCAAGTGGACGGACTCGTGATTGGGGGCGGCATGGCCAATACCTTTTTGGTGGCACAAGGCTATCAATTGGGGGCTTCCAAAGTGGAGCAGGAGGCGGTCGAGCTCGCCCATCAATTATTGAAACAAGCCGAAGCGCGTCAGGTTCCGGTGATATTACCGCGGGATTTGGTGGTGGCCACCGGGTTTCGCCCCGATGCACCGCATCGGATTGCGTCACCGGACGCGGTTTTGGCGGAGGAAATGGCTTTGGATGTCGGCCCCCAAACCGTCGCCGATGTTCTCCAAACGCTCAAATCGGCGCGTACCGTCTTTTGGAACGGGCCGATGGGGGTTTTTGAGTGGGAAGCCTTCAGCCAGGGGACGTTGGCGGTGGCGCAAGGGTTGGCCGAGTTGGATGCCACGGTGGTGGTCGGCGGTGGCGATTCGGTGGCGGCGGTGACCAAAGCCGGGGTCAAAGACCGGTTAACGCACATTTCTACGGGGGGCGGCGCAACCTTGGAGTTATTGGAAGGTAAGCAATTGCCCGGACTGGAAGCCTTGAAAACCTCCCGCCACGAAAGGGGTTAG
- a CDS encoding triosephosphate isomerase (PFAM: Triosephosphate isomerase~TIGRFAM: triosephosphate isomerase~COGs: COG0149 Triosephosphate isomerase~InterPro IPR000652~KEGG: drm:Dred_2989 triose-phosphate isomerase~PFAM: Triosephosphate isomerase~PRIAM: Triose-phosphate isomerase~SPTR: Triosephosphate isomerase;~TIGRFAM: Triosephosphate isomerase) encodes MQKARRPLLAANWKMYKSVADSLNYAEELVRRADEWVDLPADLLICPTALALWAVGQKLASYPVRVGAQNLDLGTEGAMTGALSARLIRAAGAQYVILGHSERRQHFGETDRLVAEKTRQALDEGLMPIVCVGENDQENQQGLTTRVIQRQLAPVLEKLSPVDAASFVVAYEPIWAIGTGKVPTYEDAQRVAQDIRQGILRQWGEEAASAVRVLYGGSVSPDNIGGFAAQPDIDGALIGGASLKVDNMVRMVQQWQEADKA; translated from the coding sequence ATGCAAAAGGCACGGCGCCCATTATTGGCCGCTAACTGGAAAATGTATAAATCGGTCGCGGACTCTCTTAACTATGCCGAGGAATTGGTGCGGCGTGCCGATGAATGGGTCGATTTGCCGGCGGATCTTCTCATTTGCCCGACCGCCTTGGCGCTATGGGCTGTGGGGCAGAAACTGGCGTCCTATCCGGTGCGGGTGGGAGCCCAGAATCTTGACCTAGGAACCGAAGGGGCGATGACGGGGGCTTTGTCGGCTCGGTTAATCCGAGCCGCCGGCGCCCAGTATGTCATATTAGGCCATTCGGAACGGCGTCAGCACTTTGGGGAAACCGATCGCCTAGTGGCGGAAAAAACGCGTCAGGCCCTCGATGAAGGGTTGATGCCGATTGTCTGTGTCGGAGAAAACGATCAAGAAAATCAGCAGGGATTGACGACCCGCGTGATTCAGCGGCAATTGGCTCCGGTTTTGGAAAAATTGAGCCCGGTCGACGCCGCGTCGTTCGTGGTGGCCTATGAGCCCATTTGGGCCATTGGTACCGGTAAAGTGCCGACGTACGAGGATGCCCAGCGGGTGGCCCAGGACATTCGGCAGGGGATTCTCCGCCAGTGGGGTGAAGAGGCGGCTTCGGCGGTACGGGTGCTCTACGGAGGGTCGGTTTCACCGGATAACATTGGCGGATTCGCGGCCCAACCGGATATCGACGGCGCTTTAATCGGCGGAGCATCGTTAAAAGTGGACAACATGGTGCGGATGGTACAACAATGGCAGGAGGCGGACAAGGCATGA
- a CDS encoding phosphate uptake regulator, PhoU (PFAM: PhoU domain~TIGRFAM: phosphate transport system regulatory protein PhoU~COGs: COG0704 Phosphate uptake regulator~InterPro IPR008170~KEGG: tmr:Tmar_1645 phosphate uptake regulator, PhoU~PFAM: PhoU~SPTR: Phosphate uptake regulator, PhoU;~TIGRFAM: PhoU) — translation MIRRFYRDELTELEQELLRMGALVEDQIRASVRSLTEQNLALAKKVIAEDDRVDHMEMDIEQRCLTLFALEQPLAGDLRTVSTALKIITDLERMADHATDIARITLRLEHEPLIKPLVDIPEMGRLASSMVRLALNAYVHRSLEEAATMIRLDDDVDHLYAAIFRDLLEIMRDRPDTVGQATHLLFVANYLERIADHATNIGEWVIYIVTGERRK, via the coding sequence ATGATCCGGCGGTTTTACCGTGACGAGTTGACCGAACTCGAGCAGGAATTGTTACGGATGGGGGCCTTGGTGGAGGATCAAATTCGCGCCTCCGTCCGCTCGCTCACCGAACAAAATTTGGCGTTGGCCAAAAAAGTGATTGCCGAGGACGATCGCGTCGATCACATGGAGATGGACATTGAGCAACGCTGCCTGACGTTGTTTGCGCTGGAGCAACCGTTGGCCGGCGATCTGAGGACGGTGTCGACGGCGCTCAAGATCATCACCGATCTTGAACGGATGGCCGACCATGCCACGGATATTGCGCGGATTACTTTACGTCTAGAACACGAGCCGCTGATTAAGCCCCTGGTCGACATTCCCGAAATGGGGCGGCTGGCTAGCAGCATGGTGCGATTGGCGCTCAATGCGTACGTCCATCGCTCTCTGGAAGAAGCGGCGACCATGATTCGACTCGATGATGACGTGGATCATCTCTATGCGGCGATTTTCCGTGATTTGTTGGAAATTATGCGCGACCGGCCGGATACGGTCGGTCAAGCGACTCATTTGTTGTTTGTTGCCAATTATTTGGAGCGGATTGCGGATCATGCGACCAATATCGGCGAATGGGTGATTTATATTGTTACCGGCGAACGCAGGAAATAA